A window from Coraliomargarita sinensis encodes these proteins:
- a CDS encoding MFS transporter, which yields MTQDSTLDVQRSKFAAATYLYDRIKAPFYGILEAGWNTFALVIAIRYFDASETHKAFIAGSGPIGFLLTPLTLFIAAHFKARPSLACAVVFGGSALLLLGASAFSTLLLFTLFAVTSQMAAVQHGPLMLQIYTENYTAKERGSRMTVPFILTAAFAILFSYSGGLVLDWKISAYPLIFLAMIVAALTSAYACSRMPSSPLSRDHVGNPWQNFSLIWKDKFFGFLLGSWMLLGLGNLIALPVRVDYLANPKFGINADNTTIAVLMMVIPAIARILSTKMWGYFFDRLHFVTTRNLLNALFLFSIGLFFFSSNLIVLGIAMAFQGLAMGGGKIFWSLWVTKIAPDEKVSSYMSMHMALTGLRGTMAPFLGYWILSQSSPGAVAVIGMSLVTVSIVLFELVRGHERLKT from the coding sequence ATGACTCAAGATTCGACGTTGGACGTTCAACGTTCGAAGTTCGCCGCCGCAACTTACCTCTACGACCGGATCAAGGCTCCGTTTTATGGAATTCTGGAAGCCGGCTGGAACACATTTGCGCTGGTCATTGCCATCAGATACTTCGACGCGAGCGAGACGCACAAGGCGTTTATTGCCGGCTCGGGCCCGATCGGCTTCCTGCTAACGCCGTTGACGCTTTTCATCGCAGCTCATTTCAAAGCCCGCCCGAGCTTGGCCTGCGCGGTTGTTTTCGGCGGATCCGCTTTGCTCCTGCTCGGCGCCAGCGCCTTCAGTACCCTTCTGTTATTCACACTCTTTGCCGTCACCAGCCAGATGGCTGCCGTACAGCACGGGCCACTCATGCTGCAAATCTATACCGAGAACTACACGGCGAAGGAACGGGGCAGCCGCATGACCGTTCCCTTTATCCTGACGGCCGCTTTTGCCATTCTCTTCTCCTATTCCGGCGGGCTGGTCCTCGACTGGAAGATCAGCGCTTATCCGCTCATTTTTCTGGCTATGATCGTGGCTGCCCTGACCTCGGCTTACGCCTGCTCGCGGATGCCCAGTTCACCACTCTCGCGCGATCATGTGGGCAATCCCTGGCAAAACTTCAGCCTCATCTGGAAAGATAAATTCTTCGGCTTCCTGCTCGGCTCATGGATGCTGCTCGGGCTCGGCAACCTTATCGCACTCCCCGTCCGGGTCGACTACCTGGCCAATCCAAAATTCGGTATCAACGCGGATAATACCACGATCGCCGTGCTCATGATGGTCATTCCGGCAATCGCGCGAATTCTGAGCACGAAAATGTGGGGCTATTTCTTCGACCGCCTGCATTTTGTCACCACGCGGAATTTGCTCAACGCCCTCTTCCTTTTCAGTATCGGCTTATTTTTCTTCAGCTCGAACCTGATTGTGCTCGGCATTGCCATGGCCTTCCAGGGTTTGGCCATGGGTGGGGGAAAAATCTTCTGGAGCCTGTGGGTCACCAAAATTGCTCCGGACGAAAAGGTCTCTTCCTACATGAGCATGCACATGGCACTGACCGGGCTTCGCGGCACCATGGCCCCTTTTCTTGGCTACTGGAT